From one Peptoniphilaceae bacterium AMB_02 genomic stretch:
- a CDS encoding serpin family protein, whose protein sequence is MRIFPTHELTEIVNGFSSQTSSILLKDSKKNSVYSPISLYIALSMLREMADGETKLKLDEFLNVGDINLANAIKNLVENEHAKDGLVVTNSYWVDGVFKDDLNPEYLKILNDNFYAHVFATDFNDDDSYEDIDNWALKTTKGMIKLNSKETLKDIDLKSVLLNAVYYESTWIEKFEESNNYIDTFYGVSKDNPDTEFMTQTTEDGYFYEGDSYKAAQLLMKNGSIHFILPSEGSSPQELLSNEDFLTDYINVVMKSGELTINLPKFEIESSYDELLRDLDLTETLGQGADLSHAFTTNMDGFISKIAQKAKIIVNEEGAKAAAVTEISDKAEEKPSEDKMTLNLNRPFLFLITLNTQEIVFVGNVVDL, encoded by the coding sequence GTGAGGATTTTCCCCACACATGAACTCACAGAAATTGTCAATGGATTTTCTTCTCAGACCAGCTCCATCTTATTGAAGGATTCTAAGAAAAACAGCGTATACTCTCCAATTTCTCTATACATTGCATTATCTATGCTAAGAGAAATGGCGGATGGCGAAACTAAGTTAAAGCTTGATGAATTCTTAAATGTAGGAGATATCAATCTGGCGAATGCTATAAAAAATCTGGTAGAGAATGAGCATGCAAAAGACGGTCTTGTGGTTACCAATTCTTATTGGGTAGATGGTGTGTTCAAGGATGATTTAAATCCTGAGTATCTAAAAATCTTAAACGATAATTTTTATGCACATGTATTTGCCACGGACTTTAATGACGATGATTCCTATGAGGACATTGATAATTGGGCGCTTAAGACCACAAAAGGGATGATAAAACTCAATTCAAAAGAAACATTAAAAGATATCGATCTTAAATCCGTTCTACTTAATGCAGTATATTATGAATCTACCTGGATTGAAAAATTTGAAGAAAGTAACAATTATATAGATACTTTTTATGGAGTAAGCAAAGACAATCCGGATACAGAATTCATGACTCAGACTACGGAAGACGGTTACTTTTATGAGGGTGATAGTTATAAAGCAGCTCAACTGTTAATGAAAAACGGAAGCATACACTTTATCTTACCAAGTGAGGGAAGCTCACCCCAGGAACTTTTGTCCAATGAGGATTTCTTGACCGATTATATAAATGTAGTTATGAAATCTGGGGAATTAACAATTAATCTTCCAAAATTTGAGATTGAAAGTTCTTATGACGAGCTTTTAAGAGATTTGGATTTAACAGAGACTCTAGGACAGGGTGCAGATTTAAGCCATGCTTTTACTACAAATATGGACGGTTTTATAAGTAAAATTGCCCAAAAAGCAAAAATAATAGTAAATGAAGAAGGTGCAAAAGCTGCTGCCGTAACTGAAATTTCGGATAAAGCCGAGGAAAAACCGAGTGAAGATAAAATGACACTGAATTTAAATAGACCATTTTTATTTTTAATTACACTTAATACGCAAGAGATTGTATTTGTAGGGAATGTGGTGGATTTATAA
- the aroQ gene encoding type II 3-dehydroquinate dehydratase produces MRILLINGPNINMLGIREPGIYGNKTYEDLIKYVENHARENDVNLTIFQSNHEGEIVDIIQDAYNSDDAIIINPAAYTHTSIAILDALKAVGLPAVEVHLSKVSYREDFRQVSYPGLYCEKTIEGLGFEGYVLAMDYLIEKYGKVDRL; encoded by the coding sequence ATGAGAATATTGCTGATTAACGGACCGAATATAAATATGCTGGGAATCAGAGAACCGGGTATATATGGAAATAAAACTTATGAGGATTTAATAAAATATGTTGAAAACCATGCACGTGAGAATGATGTGAATCTTACGATTTTTCAGTCAAATCACGAGGGCGAGATTGTAGATATAATCCAAGATGCCTATAATAGCGATGATGCAATAATCATAAATCCTGCGGCGTATACTCATACATCTATAGCAATTTTAGATGCATTAAAGGCGGTCGGGCTACCTGCTGTAGAGGTTCATCTTTCCAAGGTATCTTATAGAGAAGATTTTAGGCAGGTATCATATCCCGGACTCTACTGCGAGAAAACCATTGAAGGTTTGGGCTTTGAAGGATATGTCTTGGCTATGGATTATTTAATAGAAAAATATGGAAAAGTGGATCGGCTTTAA
- a CDS encoding AzlD domain-containing protein, which yields MSNPYMNIAVMAIVTYVIRALPLTLIRKQIDSSFVKSFLYYVPFVTLSLLVFPSILYSTSSIYSAIAGFAVAVILAYREKKLIVVSMVAVLVVYIVGILI from the coding sequence ATGAGTAATCCATATATGAATATTGCGGTAATGGCCATTGTAACCTATGTAATAAGAGCGCTTCCGCTTACCTTGATCAGAAAACAAATAGACAGTAGCTTTGTAAAATCATTTTTATACTATGTACCATTTGTAACTTTGAGTTTACTTGTGTTTCCATCAATACTCTATTCAACCAGTTCGATTTACTCAGCTATTGCAGGCTTCGCCGTAGCAGTGATTCTCGCTTATCGTGAGAAGAAATTGATCGTAGTCTCCATGGTGGCTGTCTTGGTTGTATATATTGTCGGGATATTAATCTAA
- a CDS encoding AzlC family ABC transporter permease, producing MRETNDYIRGIKDGIPIFLGYLAVSFSFGIQARKMGLNLAQSGILSASNVTSAGQFAGLKMMFSGATLLELAIAQLIINSRYILMSGALSQKISTDESMLNRLVMAHGITDEIFALSIAEVGVLKPVYFYGLMTSAIPGWILGTILGVISGNLLPEPMLDALGIALYGMLIAIIIPPAKQNRTIAALVIISMVSSYLFTKLPVLNTLSPAMIIIILTIVITSIAAYFFPIPEADHE from the coding sequence GTGCGTGAAACAAATGATTATATAAGAGGAATAAAAGACGGCATTCCAATATTTCTGGGTTATCTTGCCGTGTCCTTCAGCTTTGGTATTCAAGCTAGAAAAATGGGCTTAAACCTTGCACAGTCGGGTATACTATCTGCCAGCAATGTCACTTCAGCAGGACAGTTTGCTGGACTGAAGATGATGTTTTCAGGAGCAACTCTACTCGAGCTTGCAATTGCTCAGCTCATAATTAACTCGAGATACATCCTGATGTCAGGAGCATTATCCCAAAAAATATCTACCGATGAAAGCATGCTTAACAGGCTAGTAATGGCTCATGGAATTACCGATGAAATCTTTGCACTTTCAATAGCAGAAGTCGGTGTCCTTAAACCCGTGTATTTTTATGGACTTATGACCTCAGCAATACCGGGATGGATACTGGGAACGATCCTTGGAGTTATTTCAGGAAATCTTCTCCCTGAGCCGATGCTAGATGCACTGGGGATTGCTCTATATGGGATGCTCATAGCGATAATCATCCCTCCTGCAAAGCAAAACCGCACAATAGCTGCGCTTGTTATAATATCTATGGTATCTTCCTATTTATTTACCAAGCTGCCGGTATTAAACACATTATCGCCTGCTATGATTATCATTATCTTAACTATTGTAATAACTTCCATAGCAGCATACTTCTTCCCTATCCCGGAGGCAGACCATGAGTAA
- the aroC gene encoding chorismate synthase: MRLLTASLGSKVITTVFGESHGKGIGVVIDGLPPGEVIDMDELMEFLNRRAPGKSEYTTKRREEDRPEFLSGIINNTIVGSPVSAIIRNNDARSVDYNNLRDVPRPSHADFVSHIKYGGHMDMRGSGPFSGRITAPLCIAGGIALQILKRRGVTIAAHLSNVGGIEDESWDTVSPKKEDLESVSVKDFPVISETAGDKMKELILKTREEGDSIGGEITCMALGLPVGLGEPNYSSFESMMARGIFSVPGIRGISFGTGFGATTMKGSMHNDEYEIVDGNVRTKTNHCGGVVGGITNGMPVIFKVGMKPASSISKPQNSFSITEGVETELVVEGRHDPCIAIRAVPVIEAVCALVILDLWEVNNGLR, from the coding sequence GTGAGATTATTGACGGCGAGTTTAGGTTCTAAGGTAATAACAACTGTATTTGGAGAATCACATGGTAAGGGTATCGGTGTGGTAATCGACGGACTTCCTCCCGGTGAAGTTATAGATATGGATGAATTGATGGAGTTTTTAAACAGACGTGCTCCCGGGAAGAGTGAATACACTACCAAAAGACGTGAAGAGGACAGACCGGAATTTTTATCAGGGATTATAAACAATACCATCGTCGGAAGTCCTGTGAGTGCCATAATCCGAAATAATGATGCCAGATCTGTCGATTACAATAATCTAAGGGATGTACCAAGACCTTCACATGCTGATTTTGTATCACATATAAAATACGGTGGACATATGGACATGAGAGGGAGTGGACCTTTTTCAGGTAGGATTACTGCACCTCTATGTATTGCCGGCGGGATAGCCCTTCAAATTTTAAAGAGAAGGGGAGTTACAATCGCAGCTCATCTCTCAAATGTCGGCGGAATAGAGGATGAGTCTTGGGATACTGTGAGTCCTAAAAAGGAAGATTTAGAGAGTGTATCTGTGAAAGACTTTCCTGTAATCTCGGAGACTGCAGGAGATAAGATGAAGGAATTGATACTTAAGACTAGAGAAGAGGGAGATTCCATAGGTGGTGAGATCACCTGTATGGCGTTAGGACTTCCAGTGGGTTTGGGGGAACCGAATTACAGTAGTTTTGAATCCATGATGGCTAGAGGAATCTTCAGTGTTCCGGGAATTAGAGGGATTTCTTTCGGTACGGGATTCGGAGCAACGACCATGAAAGGTTCTATGCATAATGACGAATATGAGATAGTGGATGGAAATGTTAGAACGAAGACGAATCACTGCGGAGGAGTTGTAGGAGGCATCACAAATGGCATGCCCGTGATATTTAAGGTTGGAATGAAACCGGCTTCATCTATTTCAAAACCGCAAAACTCATTTTCTATAACTGAGGGTGTTGAGACTGAGCTTGTCGTTGAGGGAAGACATGATCCATGCATAGCAATAAGAGCAGTTCCGGTTATCGAGGCTGTATGTGCACTGGTAATACTAGATTTGTGGGAGGTTAATAATGGACTTAGATAA
- a CDS encoding bifunctional chorismate mutase/prephenate dehydratase, whose protein sequence is MDLDKIRMEIDDIDDKIFELYEQRMKLSAEVAEQKKENKLALVNKSREREILSRMSSKSEELKTYTRMLYNTLFSVSKSYQRSKLYGESDYRKKLAEAVNNSPRVFPNSGIIAVQGTEGAYSQQACDKIFPMGDIMYFKTFGHVFDAVNKGLCDFGILPIENSSNGSVKEVYDLMLEKNFYIVRSYKLFIKHVLLAKEGTAMGNITEIVSHPQALEQCSEFLKEYPNIKTTYFSNTAAAAKYIAESDRDDIAAISSKYCAELYGLNVVKENIQNSENNYTRFICIAKDMLLYPGSSKVSLMLTAPHEPGGLYHIMAKFAALGLNITKLESRPISGTDFEFMFYFDFEGSIESEGVLELIDEFHRSSDRFAFLGNYQEY, encoded by the coding sequence ATGGACTTAGATAAAATTAGAATGGAAATAGATGATATTGACGATAAAATCTTCGAACTCTATGAACAGAGGATGAAACTAAGCGCTGAAGTAGCAGAGCAAAAGAAGGAAAACAAACTTGCGCTTGTCAATAAAAGCAGAGAAAGAGAGATTCTTTCGAGAATGTCTTCTAAATCTGAAGAATTAAAAACTTATACGCGAATGCTTTATAATACATTATTTTCAGTTAGTAAGAGTTACCAAAGAAGTAAGCTCTATGGTGAAAGTGATTATAGAAAAAAACTTGCAGAAGCTGTAAATAACAGTCCCAGAGTATTTCCAAACAGCGGGATAATTGCGGTACAAGGAACTGAAGGGGCATATTCTCAACAAGCATGCGATAAGATATTTCCAATGGGAGATATAATGTATTTTAAAACATTCGGACATGTTTTCGATGCTGTAAACAAGGGGCTTTGTGATTTTGGAATTCTTCCAATTGAAAATAGTTCAAATGGTTCAGTTAAAGAGGTTTATGACCTCATGCTCGAGAAAAACTTCTATATCGTAAGATCTTATAAATTATTTATAAAGCATGTTCTACTTGCAAAAGAGGGTACGGCAATGGGAAATATTACAGAGATAGTTTCTCATCCGCAGGCTCTTGAGCAATGTAGCGAGTTTTTAAAGGAATACCCGAATATAAAGACGACTTACTTTTCAAATACGGCAGCTGCTGCCAAGTATATTGCTGAAAGTGACAGAGATGATATCGCTGCAATCTCTTCAAAATACTGTGCTGAGCTCTATGGATTAAATGTCGTAAAGGAAAATATTCAAAATAGCGAAAATAATTACACCAGATTTATTTGTATTGCTAAAGATATGCTTTTATATCCCGGATCCAGCAAAGTTTCACTAATGCTTACTGCTCCGCATGAACCGGGCGGACTATATCATATTATGGCTAAATTTGCTGCACTGGGACTGAATATAACAAAACTTGAATCCAGACCTATTTCTGGAACTGATTTTGAATTTATGTTTTATTTTGATTTCGAAGGGAGCATTGAGTCGGAAGGAGTGCTCGAGCTTATAGATGAATTTCATAGAAGTTCAGATAGATTTGCTTTTTTAGGTAATTATCAGGAGTATTAA
- a CDS encoding dipeptidase, which yields MPIIDLHVDTLLLLQRRDNSGDLYTNQNTSLDIEKMKTGNYMAQFFAMYLEPEAEMEKDNIERVSRHQLLENMMDSFYENLDANSSHIAYAGSYSDLIKNNEKGLISAFLTLEDGAIIGGSMDKIKYYYDKGVRLITLTWNFENCFGYPNSTDRNIMERGLKPFGKEAIEYMNELGIIIDVSHLSDGGFYDVLEISKKPFTASHSNARAITPHQRNLTDDMIKKLANAGGVTGLNFCNSFLSERDETHSYISDMVLHLNHLKNKGGEDFVSLGSDYDGISNTVEVSGPHEMEKLFDALSKAKWTARQIDKLSHLNALRFIKDSL from the coding sequence ATGCCAATAATAGATTTACATGTAGACACTTTACTACTACTCCAAAGAAGAGATAATTCAGGAGATTTATATACCAACCAAAATACATCTTTAGATATTGAAAAAATGAAGACCGGAAATTATATGGCTCAGTTTTTTGCCATGTACTTAGAACCTGAAGCTGAAATGGAAAAGGACAATATAGAAAGAGTTTCAAGACATCAACTCTTGGAAAATATGATGGACAGTTTTTATGAAAATCTTGATGCTAATTCATCTCATATAGCATATGCAGGAAGTTATTCCGATTTGATTAAAAACAATGAAAAGGGACTCATCTCCGCATTTTTGACGCTTGAAGACGGTGCGATAATCGGCGGTAGTATGGATAAGATTAAATATTATTATGATAAAGGTGTGAGACTGATTACTCTCACTTGGAATTTCGAAAACTGTTTCGGTTATCCAAACTCCACTGACAGAAATATAATGGAAAGAGGTCTAAAACCATTTGGAAAAGAAGCAATTGAGTACATGAATGAGCTAGGCATCATAATAGATGTTTCTCATCTATCTGACGGAGGATTTTACGATGTTTTGGAGATTTCTAAAAAACCTTTTACGGCATCCCATTCAAATGCCCGCGCAATTACGCCTCATCAGAGAAATCTAACCGATGATATGATAAAGAAGCTAGCGAATGCAGGTGGAGTCACCGGACTAAACTTCTGTAATTCATTTTTGTCTGAGCGAGATGAAACGCATTCGTATATTTCAGACATGGTTTTACATCTTAATCATCTTAAAAATAAGGGTGGAGAAGATTTTGTTTCACTTGGCTCCGACTACGACGGGATTTCAAATACAGTTGAGGTATCCGGTCCACATGAAATGGAAAAACTCTTTGATGCCCTATCTAAAGCAAAATGGACGGCAAGACAAATAGATAAACTAAGTCATTTAAATGCATTAAGATTTATAAAGGACAGCCTATAA
- a CDS encoding shikimate kinase, translated as MKFGLLGRKLGHSYSPVIHKKLGDYSYELFEREPGEIEDLIKRSDIHGLNVTIPYKEEVMKYCDEIRERASSIGCVNTIFKTDSGKIIGDNTDYAGFEYILDRNSIETENKTVLILGNGATSKTVAAVLKDRNAKVVKLGRSTSPSLKDIYDYADADIIVNTTPVGMYPNNLESLVDLKRFSKLTAVLDVVYNPMRTKLILDARKLGIVNSDGLPMLVVQAVAATEIFQNKNISNNLIEEIITDLRRETGNIVLVGMPGSGKSTIGRLIAEKSGKVFIDTDELIEQKSGMVIPLIFEKYGEEHFRKLEIDAVREAGKKTGCVISTGGGVVTRMENYEPLIQNGRVYFIERDLQKLSTGGRPLSKDMDAVNSLWENRKDLYEFFSDKSVNNTVINETAESILEDFYENIAD; from the coding sequence ATGAAATTCGGACTTTTAGGTAGAAAATTAGGGCATTCATACTCACCTGTGATTCATAAAAAGCTTGGAGATTATAGCTACGAACTCTTTGAGCGTGAGCCTGGCGAGATAGAGGATTTAATTAAAAGAAGTGATATACACGGACTAAATGTAACCATCCCCTATAAAGAAGAGGTTATGAAATACTGCGATGAGATAAGAGAAAGGGCGAGCTCGATTGGCTGCGTAAACACAATCTTTAAAACGGATAGTGGTAAGATTATTGGAGACAATACCGATTATGCCGGATTTGAGTATATCCTGGATAGAAATAGTATTGAAACCGAGAATAAGACAGTATTGATTTTAGGAAATGGAGCAACCTCTAAAACCGTAGCTGCTGTCTTAAAAGACAGGAATGCTAAAGTGGTTAAACTTGGGAGGAGTACAAGTCCAAGCCTTAAAGATATCTATGATTATGCTGATGCAGACATAATTGTAAATACAACACCTGTTGGCATGTATCCGAACAATCTGGAGAGTTTGGTTGATCTCAAGAGATTTTCTAAGCTCACTGCCGTACTTGACGTCGTGTACAATCCTATGAGAACCAAATTGATACTGGATGCAAGAAAGCTTGGAATAGTTAATTCGGATGGACTGCCCATGCTCGTCGTCCAAGCTGTAGCAGCTACGGAAATATTTCAAAATAAAAATATATCTAATAATTTAATTGAAGAAATAATCACAGACCTTAGAAGGGAAACGGGCAATATAGTATTGGTAGGGATGCCCGGCTCAGGAAAAAGTACGATAGGTAGATTGATTGCTGAAAAATCGGGTAAGGTCTTTATCGACACCGATGAACTGATTGAGCAAAAGTCAGGGATGGTAATTCCGCTTATTTTTGAAAAATACGGGGAAGAACATTTTAGAAAATTGGAAATAGATGCGGTAAGAGAGGCAGGAAAGAAGACGGGATGCGTCATCTCTACAGGTGGCGGAGTTGTAACCAGGATGGAAAACTATGAGCCTCTTATTCAAAACGGCAGAGTTTATTTTATAGAAAGAGATCTGCAGAAGCTCTCTACAGGCGGAAGACCGCTATCCAAGGATATGGATGCTGTAAATAGTTTATGGGAAAACAGAAAAGATTTATATGAATTTTTTTCAGATAAAAGCGTAAACAATACGGTGATAAATGAGACTGCGGAATCTATATTGGAGGATTTTTATGAGAATATTGCTGATTAA
- a CDS encoding M55 family metallopeptidase, protein MKLFISVDMEGIAGIVSNYEEFNERDLYRDSIMFQLKSIVNGIQASELNNEIEEITICDSHFEGKSIVYRDVSKLDDRIRLISGSPRKTFMVSTIDNSYAGVIFVGYHAGAGTLHGNMEHSFYGKVVHHIYVNEIPVNESMVNAIHSKDNGVPVILIAGDDKLKEQLDNLGFLIDVPYIITKESISRFAAKYKARKALKKESIEKSKWAVENISEINLIDINAPYNLRIEFNKTIMADYVELIPGVERIDAYNIGFECSNSMDLICAISAFTRLAGTAE, encoded by the coding sequence ATGAAACTGTTTATTTCTGTCGACATGGAAGGTATTGCAGGAATTGTAAGTAATTATGAGGAGTTCAACGAGAGGGATTTATACAGGGATTCTATAATGTTCCAGTTAAAATCCATAGTTAATGGCATTCAAGCATCTGAACTCAATAATGAGATAGAAGAAATAACTATTTGTGATTCACATTTCGAAGGGAAATCTATAGTCTATAGGGATGTATCCAAGCTCGATGACAGGATTAGATTAATCTCCGGATCTCCGAGAAAAACCTTTATGGTTTCTACCATTGACAATAGCTATGCCGGGGTTATCTTTGTTGGATATCATGCTGGAGCCGGGACTTTACATGGAAATATGGAGCATAGTTTTTACGGAAAAGTTGTACATCACATATATGTAAACGAAATTCCTGTGAATGAATCCATGGTCAATGCAATACATAGTAAAGACAATGGCGTACCCGTTATTCTTATAGCCGGTGACGATAAACTTAAAGAACAGCTCGACAATCTTGGCTTTTTAATCGATGTACCTTATATCATTACAAAAGAATCTATTTCAAGATTTGCAGCCAAATACAAAGCAAGAAAAGCGTTGAAAAAGGAGAGCATAGAAAAGTCCAAATGGGCAGTGGAGAATATTTCCGAAATAAATCTCATCGACATAAATGCGCCATACAATTTGAGAATTGAGTTTAATAAAACTATCATGGCGGACTATGTGGAATTAATTCCGGGTGTCGAGAGAATAGATGCTTACAATATTGGATTTGAGTGTTCTAATTCTATGGACTTAATATGTGCGATTTCCGCATTTACACGATTGGCGGGAACAGCAGAATAA
- a CDS encoding serpin family protein, producing MKTKKIIKIVSIMLIAILMLTACMPGKVENESKGETSDLKLEISKVLAKPNDVKSVKNDTSEDIKNILNTFSSKTSSIVLKSDNKNMVYSPISVYYATAMLREMADGETLTKLSQYMGAENIELAAELQKIMENEKALNGLQINNSYWVSLNHADNTSPNFLNVLKEHFYAYAFATDFTNEGAYNDIDNWAKIATNDMIDYNSKDLFQSPNIVSVLLNAVFFQSNWENQFNKDNNYKDKFYGIDGQVSEIEYMFQMIEKGEFTVGEDYDAATLSMKNGSMHFILPKNDKTVDQLLENENFFNEYMSAERTNGVLNISIPKYEVESELKNLLDLLGLSDIVGEAAAPNLSRAFKTGGEGFAVSGIIQVAKVEVYEEGAKAAAVTAEVVEESMPIGDELEIKFDKPFIFLITLNGGEIIFTGKVVKF from the coding sequence ATGAAAACCAAGAAAATAATTAAGATTGTGTCGATTATGCTGATTGCGATTTTAATGCTTACAGCATGTATGCCGGGTAAGGTAGAGAATGAATCCAAAGGGGAGACTTCAGATTTAAAGCTTGAGATCTCAAAAGTACTGGCAAAGCCAAATGATGTAAAATCGGTAAAAAATGATACTTCGGAAGATATTAAAAATATACTGAATACTTTTTCTTCCAAGACTTCGTCGATTGTCTTGAAAAGTGATAATAAAAATATGGTATATTCACCAATATCCGTGTATTATGCAACTGCAATGTTAAGAGAGATGGCAGATGGAGAAACTCTTACTAAACTAAGTCAATATATGGGAGCAGAAAATATTGAACTTGCAGCAGAACTTCAAAAAATAATGGAAAATGAAAAAGCACTAAATGGACTACAGATAAATAACTCGTACTGGGTATCCTTAAATCATGCAGATAATACAAGTCCTAATTTTCTAAATGTACTTAAAGAGCATTTTTATGCATATGCATTTGCAACTGATTTTACGAATGAAGGTGCTTATAATGATATCGATAATTGGGCTAAAATTGCGACCAATGATATGATCGATTATAATTCAAAAGACTTATTTCAAAGTCCAAATATAGTTTCCGTACTATTAAATGCTGTTTTCTTCCAGTCTAATTGGGAAAATCAATTTAATAAGGATAATAACTATAAAGACAAGTTTTACGGGATTGATGGACAGGTAAGTGAAATAGAGTATATGTTCCAAATGATAGAAAAAGGTGAATTTACGGTAGGCGAGGATTATGATGCAGCTACGCTTAGTATGAAAAATGGATCAATGCATTTTATTTTACCTAAAAACGATAAAACAGTGGATCAATTATTGGAAAATGAAAATTTCTTCAATGAGTATATGTCAGCCGAAAGGACTAATGGAGTACTTAATATTTCTATTCCAAAGTACGAGGTTGAAAGTGAGCTGAAAAATTTATTGGACCTTTTAGGGCTTTCAGATATAGTCGGGGAGGCTGCTGCTCCTAACCTTAGCAGAGCCTTTAAAACCGGGGGAGAAGGATTTGCAGTCAGTGGCATTATACAAGTAGCCAAAGTGGAAGTTTATGAAGAAGGTGCCAAAGCTGCAGCCGTTACAGCTGAAGTAGTAGAAGAGTCCATGCCTATAGGCGACGAACTCGAAATAAAATTTGATAAACCTTTTATTTTTCTTATAACTTTAAACGGAGGAGAAATAATCTTCACAGGAAAGGTCGTCAAGTTTTAA
- a CDS encoding 3-phosphoshikimate 1-carboxyvinyltransferase — protein MIRVNGKKLHGEIASIPSKSYAHRAIIAAALSDKPAKIIFNGTSDDIEVTINCLRELGSEITRPEPGYIVVNPIVKRTETPVVDVWESGSTFRFLLPVASSIYEKCSFIGRGRLPNRPIIDLINVMKNAGVSFDSDKLPFTTSGRLHAGRYTLPGDVSSQYVSGLLLSSPLHSFSSDIVLESELESKPYVDMTIEVLTEFGIEVEQGENSYHIESQKYLATDYKVEGDWSNAAFFLAAGAFGEGITITGLNINSVQGDRQIIDVLKSFNINIYLTEDKVVVMNSEIRASEVDLKEIPDTLPILAVIAASSKIRCFQIL, from the coding sequence TTGATTCGCGTAAACGGTAAAAAACTTCACGGTGAGATTGCTTCAATTCCATCCAAATCATACGCACATAGAGCGATAATCGCTGCTGCTTTAAGCGATAAACCGGCTAAGATAATCTTTAACGGAACATCCGATGATATTGAAGTGACGATAAACTGTTTAAGAGAACTCGGTTCTGAAATCACAAGACCGGAGCCTGGGTATATAGTCGTAAACCCCATAGTAAAGCGAACTGAAACACCGGTTGTGGATGTATGGGAAAGCGGATCGACTTTTAGGTTTTTGCTTCCTGTTGCATCTTCGATATATGAAAAATGCAGTTTTATAGGAAGAGGTAGACTGCCTAACAGACCTATTATAGATTTAATAAATGTTATGAAGAATGCCGGAGTCAGTTTTGATTCAGATAAACTTCCATTTACCACAAGCGGGAGACTACATGCCGGAAGATATACTCTACCGGGTGATGTCAGTTCTCAGTATGTTTCAGGACTTCTTTTATCATCTCCACTTCACAGTTTCAGTTCCGACATCGTACTTGAATCTGAACTTGAATCTAAGCCATATGTAGATATGACCATAGAGGTACTTACTGAATTCGGGATAGAGGTTGAACAAGGGGAAAACTCCTACCATATAGAGAGCCAAAAATACTTGGCTACTGATTATAAAGTAGAAGGTGACTGGTCAAATGCAGCTTTCTTTTTAGCTGCCGGTGCTTTTGGAGAAGGTATTACGATTACGGGACTTAATATAAATTCGGTTCAAGGCGACAGGCAGATAATAGATGTTTTGAAGTCTTTTAATATCAATATATATTTAACGGAAGATAAAGTAGTAGTCATGAATTCTGAAATCAGAGCATCTGAGGTGGATTTAAAGGAGATACCGGATACACTACCGATACTTGCAGTTATTGCCGCTTCCAGCAAAATCAGGTGTTTCCAGATTTTATAA